Proteins from one Acidobacteriota bacterium genomic window:
- the dnaN gene encoding DNA polymerase III subunit beta: protein MEFVVEKAGFFKELQYVQGVVERKTTVPILSNILLEAEEGKLAVTATDLDVTVRCSCPASVSQGGALAISARKLFDMVRLLPEKPIHFKDGDEDWINVVCDRSKFKVPGLSKENFPEVPVVGDETVDLPAAALRYMISHCIFAVTQEESRYSLNGALMLLDGKELTFVTTDGHRLALVRKTLSESKSDEEVRILVPKKTLVELGKMSEEVEKVRFGRTDNHLFFKLGDRLLVSRVLTGQFPNYEMVVPRDNDRRATLDSQSFEDAVKRVQVMADEQSRGVRFALSEGELNISSASADYGEARESLPLQYQGEKVEIAFNAAYLLDFLGSLSNEQVSMELRDSETQGLFRPVDEEDYDYKYVVMPMKI from the coding sequence ATGGAATTCGTAGTCGAAAAAGCGGGTTTCTTTAAGGAGTTGCAATATGTCCAGGGCGTGGTGGAGCGAAAGACCACGGTGCCCATTCTGTCCAACATTCTCCTCGAGGCGGAAGAGGGCAAGCTGGCCGTGACCGCCACCGACCTGGACGTCACGGTGCGCTGCTCCTGCCCCGCCAGCGTCAGCCAGGGCGGTGCGCTGGCCATCTCGGCCCGCAAGCTCTTCGACATGGTGCGCCTGCTTCCCGAGAAGCCCATCCATTTCAAGGACGGCGACGAGGACTGGATCAACGTTGTCTGCGACCGCTCCAAGTTCAAGGTTCCCGGCCTTTCCAAGGAGAACTTCCCGGAAGTGCCGGTGGTGGGCGACGAGACCGTCGATTTGCCCGCCGCAGCGCTGCGCTACATGATCTCCCACTGCATCTTCGCCGTCACCCAGGAGGAGTCGCGCTACTCCCTCAACGGCGCTTTGATGCTGCTGGACGGCAAGGAACTGACCTTTGTCACCACCGACGGACACCGCCTGGCGCTGGTGCGCAAGACCTTGAGCGAGAGCAAGAGCGACGAGGAGGTCCGCATCCTGGTTCCCAAGAAGACGCTGGTGGAGTTGGGCAAGATGAGCGAAGAGGTGGAGAAGGTGCGCTTCGGCCGCACCGACAACCATCTCTTCTTCAAGCTGGGCGACCGGCTGCTGGTTTCGCGAGTGCTGACGGGCCAGTTCCCCAACTACGAAATGGTGGTGCCCCGCGACAACGACCGCCGCGCCACCCTCGACAGCCAGTCCTTCGAAGACGCCGTCAAGCGCGTCCAGGTGATGGCCGACGAGCAGTCGAGGGGAGTCCGCTTCGCCCTTTCGGAGGGCGAGCTCAACATATCTTCGGCCAGCGCCGACTACGGCGAGGCTCGCGAATCGCTTCCCTTGCAGTACCAGGGCGAGAAGGTCGAGATCGCCTTCAACGCCGCCTACTTGCTGGACTTCTTGGGATCGCTCTCCAACGAGCAGGTTTCCATGGAGCTGCGCGATTCCGAGACCCAGGGCCTGTTCCGTCCCGTGGACGAAGAGGACTACGACTACAAGTACGTCGTCATGCCCATGAAGATCTAG